In a genomic window of Dyadobacter fermentans DSM 18053:
- a CDS encoding ImmA/IrrE family metallo-endopeptidase produces MKYNMAPDYQRAKGEAIHLLHQFGLERPPVNPMEIAQHLGVKVSFVEFERKLNNISGFYDFEEDTIFVNMEEYPLRQTFTIAHELGHRILHAEWAKSSDYKVLMREGGGASDPKEAEANVFAANLLVPRFMLDKYWEDVPVTQLSQLFVVSVPVIKNRISFEYGA; encoded by the coding sequence ATGAAATACAATATGGCACCTGACTATCAAAGAGCGAAAGGTGAGGCAATTCACCTGTTGCACCAATTCGGGCTGGAAAGGCCGCCTGTCAATCCGATGGAGATTGCGCAACACCTGGGTGTAAAGGTGTCGTTTGTCGAGTTTGAGAGGAAATTGAATAATATCTCGGGGTTTTACGATTTTGAGGAGGATACCATTTTTGTGAACATGGAAGAATATCCTTTGAGGCAAACCTTCACAATTGCGCATGAGTTAGGCCACAGGATTCTGCATGCTGAGTGGGCTAAGTCTTCTGATTACAAGGTGCTTATGCGGGAAGGTGGAGGCGCGAGCGATCCCAAGGAAGCCGAGGCTAATGTATTCGCGGCCAACCTGTTGGTGCCGCGGTTTATGCTGGATAAATATTGGGAAGATGTACCTGTTACCCAACTTTCACAATTGTTCGTGGTATCCGTTCCCGTAATCAAAAACCGGATTTCTTTTGAATATGGAGCCTAA
- a CDS encoding FecR family protein has product MLHYRNFLPEELAADPSFRRWVLFNNPADEAVWTEWLEHNPDKQDLVNRARNFLTMTETAFDQISDEEVANEIYRLSHAIGEHHAKKSSIWLRFRPNWYHMAASVLILMFAGWWYNKQTLSQQQSDQYKVILSQISEPLIEAVNQGNEAKLVTLEDGSSVLLQPDSRITYPRRFEGRKREVFLKGEAFFEVAKNPDKPFYVYAHTLATKVLGTSFKVSAFDDQEVKVVVKTGKVSVFPMTKEAIASQHADDKLGGMVLTPNQQITFAPNELRLTRSLIPDPKLLELPIQRQSFEFKGTPITEVFAALEKSYGVKIVFDAEVMQNCYLTASLSDEPLFEKINLICKTIGAQYEQLDASIIINSKGC; this is encoded by the coding sequence ATGCTCCATTACCGCAATTTTCTTCCGGAGGAACTGGCCGCCGATCCATCTTTCAGACGCTGGGTGCTGTTTAATAACCCCGCCGACGAGGCCGTATGGACCGAATGGCTCGAACATAATCCGGATAAGCAGGATCTCGTGAACCGCGCCAGGAATTTCCTGACGATGACGGAAACGGCATTCGACCAGATTTCGGATGAGGAGGTGGCTAACGAAATTTACCGGCTGTCGCACGCGATTGGCGAGCATCATGCGAAAAAATCGTCGATCTGGCTGCGTTTCAGGCCAAATTGGTACCATATGGCGGCTTCGGTGCTCATTCTCATGTTTGCCGGATGGTGGTATAACAAGCAAACGCTTTCGCAACAGCAATCGGATCAATATAAGGTGATCCTCAGCCAGATCAGCGAGCCGCTTATCGAGGCGGTGAACCAGGGCAATGAGGCGAAATTGGTGACCCTCGAAGACGGCAGTTCGGTGCTGTTACAGCCCGATAGCCGCATTACCTACCCCCGGCGCTTCGAGGGCCGCAAAAGGGAGGTTTTCCTGAAAGGGGAAGCGTTTTTTGAAGTGGCCAAAAATCCTGACAAGCCCTTTTATGTGTACGCACATACGCTGGCAACCAAGGTGTTAGGCACAAGTTTCAAAGTGAGCGCGTTCGACGACCAGGAAGTGAAGGTGGTGGTTAAAACGGGTAAAGTGTCCGTTTTCCCGATGACGAAGGAGGCGATCGCCAGCCAGCATGCGGACGACAAGCTCGGCGGGATGGTGCTTACGCCCAATCAGCAGATCACATTCGCACCTAATGAGTTACGACTTACGAGAAGCCTCATCCCGGACCCGAAATTATTGGAATTACCGATACAGAGACAGTCGTTTGAATTCAAGGGAACGCCGATCACCGAAGTATTTGCCGCATTGGAAAAATCCTATGGCGTAAAGATCGTGTTCGATGCGGAAGTAATGCAGAACTGCTACCTCACCGCTTCGCTTTCCGACGAGCCGCTTTTTGAGAAAATTAACCTGATATGCAAAACCATCGGCGCGCAATATGAGCAGCTCGATGCCAGCATCATCATCAATAGCAAAGGATGTTAA
- a CDS encoding SusC/RagA family TonB-linked outer membrane protein gives MRITLYQALLAIAFSTIVHANDVRGQRVLEQKVTLRLTNSEIDKALEKIENVTKVKFMYNPQIFNNQKSTYKFQDESLSEVLNKILTPYKVTYEVVQDRIILRREQAVIEENPVKTAPKRNVTGTVKDETGTGLPGVSVLVKGTQRGTSSDGDGNFSIDIPDGEVETAVLIFSFVGYTSQEVTVGNQTAVSVQLAPEAKALNEVVVTALGIAKEKKALAYAVTEVKGAEFTQARENNIGNALTGKIAGVNATGMATGPGGSSRIVIRGNGSLNGNNQPLYVINGMPMDNTTPGGTTADGNGMNVDRGDGIGGINPDDIESISVLKGGPAAALYGARASNGVILITTKKGRAQKGIGVEINSNTTFESLAVIPKWQYEYGQGVDGVKPTTLEQAKSTGRLSYGAKMDGQPTIQVDGQMHPYSPQKNNLKNFYNTGTNYINSVALTGGSEAINFRLGLNNTKSNSVVPNSSFVRRIANLNLNAFLGKKLSVETVFQYNLEQGTNRPKVGYADMNPHWATYLVANTVDIRSLSPGFDAVTGKEMEWNPVPAAPNPYFVINKFKNDDTKHRFLSQGSLRYDILENLYVKGSVSQDFYSFTSEYVQPTNNAFFPLGTYEGRKTTSSETNGMVTVNYNKEFENFSFSAMAGANAQRSVFDQTVIAGSEFTIPYFYSYTNLAAMTTTPTYMKSAINSLFGSVDFGYKGLAYLTVSGRQDWFSVLNPKSNSIFYPSVGGSVILSEAINFPSAISFAKLRGSWAQVGGATVNAYQIYQYYNMQQGGHNGRPVQGLASSQVPNPDLKPLTSTTYEGGLEAKFLNNRLGLDVTLYNRKTTDDIVTTNIALSSGYTSALLNVGELSNKGIELLITGTPVQKANFSWDLSYNMAYNKSKIERLAEGINQIDIATGVGGGVVRNAINRPYGTVWGFRKKTDAAGNIVYNPASGYAVRGDLEEIGQGTPPLTMGITNNFRYKNFSLNVLVDGKFGSIVYSNLYQYAYRFGLPVETLPGRDTGVTVEGVTPEGAPFTKTWEKKDVDTYYDNDKNYTAMFMFNNDFIKLRQVVLSYNIPVNKLAFLKLQSASVSFVARNLAILFKDKKQQYFDPESSYTSTNAQGLEAFGVPRTRSMGVNLMVKF, from the coding sequence ATGCGCATTACTCTGTATCAAGCCCTGCTCGCCATTGCTTTCAGCACGATCGTTCACGCCAACGACGTGCGTGGCCAACGCGTGCTGGAACAAAAAGTGACGCTGCGTTTAACCAATTCCGAGATTGACAAGGCATTGGAGAAGATTGAAAATGTGACGAAGGTTAAATTCATGTACAATCCTCAGATCTTCAATAACCAGAAAAGTACCTACAAATTCCAGGACGAATCGCTGTCCGAAGTACTGAACAAAATTCTGACCCCTTACAAAGTAACTTACGAGGTAGTGCAGGACCGCATTATCCTCCGCCGCGAACAGGCCGTCATCGAAGAAAATCCTGTTAAAACCGCTCCGAAACGCAATGTAACGGGGACGGTAAAGGATGAAACCGGCACCGGCCTGCCGGGCGTGAGCGTGCTCGTGAAAGGCACGCAGCGCGGTACTTCATCCGATGGAGATGGGAATTTCTCGATCGATATCCCCGACGGTGAAGTGGAAACCGCCGTACTGATTTTCAGCTTCGTAGGTTATACTTCGCAGGAGGTAACCGTTGGAAACCAGACCGCCGTGAGCGTGCAGCTCGCTCCCGAAGCCAAGGCATTGAATGAAGTAGTGGTAACCGCTTTGGGTATTGCCAAAGAGAAAAAGGCCCTTGCCTATGCGGTAACGGAAGTGAAAGGTGCTGAATTTACGCAAGCACGCGAAAACAACATCGGTAACGCATTGACCGGTAAAATCGCCGGTGTGAACGCTACCGGTATGGCTACCGGCCCCGGCGGATCGAGCCGCATCGTGATCCGCGGTAACGGCTCACTGAATGGTAACAACCAGCCTTTGTATGTGATTAACGGCATGCCGATGGACAACACCACGCCGGGCGGAACTACTGCCGACGGTAACGGGATGAACGTCGACCGTGGAGACGGTATCGGTGGTATCAACCCCGATGACATCGAGTCGATCAGCGTTTTGAAAGGTGGCCCCGCAGCGGCGCTTTACGGTGCACGTGCTTCAAATGGTGTGATTCTGATCACCACCAAAAAAGGCCGCGCGCAAAAAGGCATCGGCGTGGAGATCAACAGCAACACGACGTTTGAATCGCTGGCGGTGATCCCGAAATGGCAATATGAGTACGGCCAGGGCGTGGACGGCGTAAAACCGACCACTTTGGAGCAGGCCAAAAGCACAGGACGCCTTTCGTACGGTGCGAAAATGGATGGCCAGCCTACCATTCAGGTGGACGGGCAAATGCATCCCTACTCGCCTCAGAAAAACAACCTGAAAAACTTCTATAACACCGGTACCAACTACATCAATTCAGTAGCATTGACCGGCGGTAGCGAGGCGATCAACTTCCGTTTGGGCTTGAACAACACGAAATCGAACAGCGTTGTGCCCAATTCTTCATTCGTTCGCCGCATTGCTAACCTGAACCTGAATGCGTTCCTGGGTAAGAAACTGAGTGTTGAAACGGTATTCCAATACAACCTCGAACAAGGTACCAACCGCCCGAAAGTGGGTTATGCAGACATGAACCCGCACTGGGCTACTTACCTGGTGGCCAACACCGTGGATATCCGCAGCCTGTCGCCGGGATTCGACGCTGTAACCGGCAAAGAAATGGAATGGAACCCGGTACCTGCTGCGCCAAACCCTTATTTTGTGATAAACAAATTCAAAAACGACGATACCAAACATCGCTTTTTGAGCCAGGGAAGCCTGCGTTACGACATTCTTGAAAACCTGTACGTGAAAGGTAGCGTGAGCCAGGATTTTTACAGCTTCACTTCCGAATACGTGCAGCCGACCAACAATGCATTTTTCCCGCTCGGTACTTACGAAGGAAGAAAAACCACTTCTTCCGAAACGAACGGTATGGTAACCGTGAACTACAACAAGGAGTTTGAAAATTTCAGCTTCTCGGCCATGGCCGGTGCGAATGCACAGCGCAGCGTTTTCGACCAAACGGTGATTGCAGGTAGCGAATTCACGATCCCTTATTTTTACAGCTATACCAACCTCGCGGCGATGACCACCACGCCGACTTACATGAAAAGCGCCATCAACTCGCTCTTCGGTTCGGTCGATTTTGGGTACAAAGGCCTGGCTTATCTGACCGTTTCGGGTCGTCAGGACTGGTTTTCGGTGCTGAATCCTAAAAGCAACAGCATTTTCTACCCGTCTGTGGGTGGTTCGGTGATCCTCTCGGAAGCGATCAACTTCCCTTCGGCGATCAGCTTTGCGAAACTGCGTGGTTCATGGGCGCAGGTGGGTGGTGCAACTGTGAATGCGTATCAGATTTATCAGTACTACAATATGCAGCAAGGCGGCCACAACGGTCGTCCGGTACAAGGCCTCGCTTCGTCGCAAGTGCCTAACCCCGACCTGAAACCGCTGACTTCGACAACCTATGAAGGAGGTTTGGAAGCAAAATTCCTCAACAACCGCCTCGGATTGGATGTGACATTGTATAACAGAAAAACTACTGACGACATCGTTACTACCAACATTGCATTGTCTTCCGGCTACACTTCTGCATTGCTGAACGTGGGCGAGCTGAGCAACAAAGGGATCGAGTTGCTGATTACAGGAACACCGGTTCAAAAAGCGAATTTCAGCTGGGATCTGAGCTATAACATGGCTTATAACAAGAGCAAAATCGAACGTCTGGCCGAGGGAATCAACCAGATCGACATTGCTACCGGTGTAGGTGGTGGTGTGGTCCGCAACGCGATCAACAGACCTTACGGAACTGTGTGGGGTTTCCGCAAAAAAACCGATGCAGCCGGAAATATCGTCTATAACCCTGCCAGCGGCTACGCGGTGCGCGGCGACCTCGAAGAAATCGGACAAGGCACGCCTCCTTTGACCATGGGAATCACCAACAACTTCCGTTACAAAAACTTCTCGCTGAATGTATTGGTGGATGGTAAATTCGGAAGCATTGTGTACTCCAACCTTTATCAGTATGCCTACCGTTTCGGTTTGCCGGTTGAAACCCTGCCAGGCCGCGACACCGGTGTAACCGTGGAAGGTGTAACGCCGGAAGGCGCTCCTTTTACCAAAACATGGGAGAAAAAGGATGTGGACACTTACTACGACAACGACAAGAACTACACCGCGATGTTCATGTTCAACAACGACTTCATCAAGCTGCGCCAGGTGGTATTGAGCTACAATATCCCGGTGAACAAGCTGGCGTTCCTGAAACTGCAATCGGCCTCGGTATCATTCGTTGCGCGTAACCTGGCGATCCTTTTCAAAGACAAGAAGCAGCAGTACTTCGATCCGGAGTCGAGCTACACCAGCACCAATGCACAGGGTCTGGAAGCATTCGGTGTACCAAGAACCCGCAGCATGGGCGTGAACCTGATGGTGAAATTCTAA
- a CDS encoding SusD/RagB family nutrient-binding outer membrane lipoprotein: MKSLFQKLIYAAPLAMMIASCDNGFEEMNVDPNKYSQVVPEFLFTRAQLDGVSTNFTGAAYLTIGQSMQHFATYKEVPAAGDKYFNFSYSQGSWNAYAGTAQGQGSVISITQVIEALKADPLAVNKLSAARIWRAYIFHRLTDVYGDIPYFDAGKALADKNYGPKYDTQQAIYADMLKELEESIAAFDASKANFANADLMYGGNITQWKKFAYSLMLRLGMRLTEVDNALAKTWVQKAIAGGVILDDADRAIIGYVDGSQTLSRNFIANGLMATDYITPGGDNVEGGKLAKTLIDHLKTTKDPRLNVISIVWRETGNNTFVADTSTALQQGMPNAAFNSRPAEFNSFSEPNPATILRYASPLIVFGNAETNLLLAEAAVRGWYTGSTAAAAYDAAVKAGLRQWALFGAAGTISDAKINAYLLANPYNATGTVAQQIEQISTQKWVALFLEDEYEIFANWRRTGFPRLTPTNYPGNLTGGQIPTRFVIPDSEEQYNKVNFMEARTRQGGTNTLSSKVWWDK, encoded by the coding sequence ATGAAAAGCTTATTTCAAAAACTCATATATGCGGCCCCGCTGGCCATGATGATCGCCTCTTGTGACAACGGGTTCGAGGAAATGAACGTCGATCCCAACAAATACTCGCAGGTAGTTCCCGAATTTTTGTTCACCCGGGCCCAGCTGGATGGTGTTTCGACCAACTTCACCGGTGCGGCTTACCTCACCATCGGGCAATCCATGCAGCATTTTGCGACCTACAAGGAAGTACCTGCTGCGGGTGACAAGTATTTCAATTTCAGCTACTCGCAGGGAAGCTGGAACGCCTACGCCGGTACTGCACAAGGCCAGGGCTCGGTGATTTCGATTACGCAGGTGATCGAGGCACTGAAAGCCGATCCGCTCGCTGTGAACAAACTCTCGGCCGCCAGGATCTGGAGAGCCTACATTTTCCACCGCCTCACCGATGTGTATGGTGATATCCCTTATTTCGATGCAGGCAAGGCGCTGGCCGACAAAAACTACGGTCCGAAATACGATACCCAGCAGGCGATTTATGCTGACATGCTGAAAGAGCTCGAAGAGTCCATCGCGGCATTCGACGCTTCGAAAGCCAATTTCGCAAACGCCGACCTCATGTACGGAGGCAATATCACCCAGTGGAAAAAATTCGCATACTCGCTGATGCTCCGCCTGGGAATGCGATTGACGGAAGTGGATAATGCATTGGCTAAAACCTGGGTACAGAAAGCCATTGCTGGCGGTGTGATCCTGGACGACGCCGACCGTGCGATCATCGGCTACGTGGACGGTTCACAAACCCTGAGCCGCAACTTTATCGCCAACGGATTGATGGCCACCGACTACATTACCCCCGGCGGCGACAATGTGGAAGGCGGAAAACTGGCCAAGACGCTGATCGACCATTTGAAAACCACCAAAGATCCACGTCTGAACGTGATCTCGATCGTATGGCGCGAAACCGGTAACAATACTTTCGTGGCGGATACTTCCACGGCATTGCAGCAAGGCATGCCCAATGCGGCTTTCAACAGCCGTCCGGCAGAATTCAACTCGTTCTCCGAGCCAAACCCGGCCACGATACTGCGCTATGCATCCCCGCTGATCGTTTTCGGAAATGCGGAAACCAACCTTTTGCTGGCCGAAGCGGCGGTTCGCGGATGGTATACAGGCAGCACGGCGGCTGCGGCATACGATGCGGCAGTAAAGGCAGGACTTCGCCAATGGGCACTTTTCGGCGCTGCCGGAACCATTTCCGATGCCAAAATCAATGCCTACCTCCTTGCTAATCCTTACAATGCAACCGGCACCGTGGCGCAGCAGATCGAGCAGATTTCGACGCAAAAGTGGGTGGCCTTGTTCCTGGAAGATGAATATGAAATCTTCGCAAACTGGCGCCGCACCGGCTTCCCAAGGCTAACCCCGACCAACTACCCGGGTAACCTCACCGGGGGCCAGATCCCGACCCGCTTTGTGATCCCCGATTCGGAGGAACAATACAACAAAGTGAACTTCATGGAAGCACGTACACGCCAGGGCGGCACCAACACGCTTTCCAGCAAAGTTTGGTGGGATAAATAA
- a CDS encoding amidohydrolase/deacetylase family metallohydrolase, whose translation MIKKVLFAAALLCSAGIAQAQKYSIVIKGGHVIDPKNNINSIMDVALKGDTVMLVAKNIDAKEGVQVVNAKGLFVTPGLIDMHSHNFFGTKMDQTYSNGPNALPPDGFTFRTGVTTVVDAGCAGWKSFPDFKKQTIDASRTRVLSFLNIVGEGMRGGTYEQNVEDMDAAATARVAKEYPEYIVGIKLAHFNGYNWTPTDRAVEAGKLANIPVMIDFGGSQPVLPIEELFMKHLRPGDIFTHCFGQLASREPIVDVKAGKVKPFVYEARKKGIIFDVGYGGISFAFSQAIPAIKTGFYPNTISTDIHTGSMNNAMKDMLNVMSKFLAMGMDLPAVIKASTWAPAQAIHREELGNLSVGSRADVSVLRVLDGKFQMNDTGTFGFFDYTGTKVQGKQKLEAEVTIRAGKVVYDLNGLTNPIVVSRR comes from the coding sequence ATGATCAAAAAAGTACTATTCGCCGCAGCGCTCTTGTGCTCTGCCGGCATCGCGCAAGCGCAGAAATACTCGATCGTCATCAAAGGCGGTCATGTGATTGATCCCAAAAACAATATCAACAGCATTATGGACGTCGCCCTGAAAGGCGACACGGTCATGCTCGTTGCTAAAAACATCGACGCCAAGGAGGGCGTGCAGGTGGTGAATGCGAAAGGCCTTTTCGTGACCCCGGGCCTGATCGACATGCATTCGCACAACTTCTTCGGTACCAAAATGGACCAGACTTACAGCAACGGCCCCAACGCCCTCCCACCCGACGGTTTTACATTCCGCACGGGTGTAACCACGGTGGTGGATGCAGGCTGCGCCGGCTGGAAGTCCTTCCCCGATTTCAAGAAACAAACCATCGACGCATCGCGCACCCGCGTCCTCTCATTCCTGAACATCGTGGGTGAAGGCATGCGCGGCGGCACCTACGAGCAGAATGTCGAGGACATGGACGCTGCCGCAACGGCCAGGGTCGCCAAAGAATATCCGGAATACATTGTGGGCATCAAGCTCGCGCACTTCAACGGCTATAACTGGACGCCCACCGACCGCGCCGTAGAAGCCGGCAAGCTCGCCAACATCCCGGTCATGATCGATTTCGGCGGCAGCCAGCCGGTATTGCCCATTGAAGAGCTTTTCATGAAACACCTCCGCCCGGGCGATATCTTCACGCATTGCTTCGGCCAGCTCGCCAGCCGCGAACCGATCGTGGACGTGAAAGCCGGCAAAGTGAAGCCGTTCGTGTATGAAGCGCGCAAAAAAGGCATCATTTTCGACGTGGGTTACGGCGGTATCAGCTTCGCATTCTCCCAGGCGATCCCGGCCATCAAAACCGGCTTTTACCCCAACACCATCAGCACCGACATCCACACCGGCAGCATGAACAATGCGATGAAAGACATGCTCAACGTGATGTCGAAGTTCCTGGCAATGGGCATGGACCTGCCGGCGGTGATCAAAGCCAGCACCTGGGCACCCGCACAAGCCATTCACCGCGAAGAGCTGGGTAACCTCTCGGTAGGCTCGCGCGCGGACGTATCCGTGCTGCGCGTGCTCGACGGCAAATTCCAGATGAACGACACCGGCACATTCGGCTTCTTCGATTACACCGGTACCAAAGTGCAGGGCAAGCAAAAACTGGAAGCAGAAGTGACAATCCGTGCAGGCAAGGTGGTGTACGACCTCAACGGTCTCACCAACCCGATCGTCGTTTCCAGAAGATAA
- a CDS encoding CocE/NonD family hydrolase: MMLKSLRASMLAVLAMLSSVHALLADTVLNEVRIERHKAVRMRDGVVLYADVYMPATPGRYPTIVTRTPYGVQRDGVHQTMIKFAQRGYAVVVQDVRGRYESDGKWEPFRDEAKDGYDTIEWAAAQPFSNGKVATQGGSYLGHNQWQAASLNPPHLVAAFPSLASTNIYANWITMGGAFRLSFNYGWGVVRMPNRIMLPQYWHTEAFTPEELKYANILMHLPLQDGDLQSAGAVVPHYRDWIKHESYDEYWKAISDEERFDKIKVPTYVSGGWFDIFVMGTINGYVGMKNKGATPEARKGARMIIGPWGHGPSQKFGDVDFTAAAYVDQFETELSFFDYHLKGIRNAIETDKPVRLFYMGVNQWRAETDWPIPGTQFKELYLGGENANSVRGKGTLSFDKPTKATTDTYRYDPQSPVPTTGGNNCCGTPTPAGPRDQRPLEQREDVLVYTSAFLEKPVTIAGPVKMKLHAATDGRDTDWMVKLVDVHPDGFAMPVSEGIIRAKFRKGLDKMKLLTPNQVYEYEIEMTGTANVFRPGHRIRVDITSSNFPQFDRNPNTGEPLGTSTKTRIAQQTVHHGGAKLSHIVLPVVTDLSQN, from the coding sequence ATGATGCTGAAATCCCTCCGCGCCTCCATGCTGGCGGTTCTGGCCATGCTATCGTCCGTGCACGCCCTGCTTGCGGATACCGTGCTCAATGAAGTCCGCATCGAGCGGCACAAGGCTGTCCGCATGCGCGACGGCGTGGTGCTGTATGCCGATGTGTACATGCCCGCGACACCCGGCCGCTACCCGACCATCGTCACGCGTACACCCTACGGCGTGCAGCGCGATGGCGTGCACCAGACGATGATCAAGTTCGCGCAGCGCGGCTATGCGGTAGTGGTGCAGGATGTGCGGGGCCGCTACGAGAGCGATGGCAAATGGGAACCGTTCCGCGACGAGGCCAAGGATGGCTACGACACCATCGAATGGGCGGCTGCGCAGCCGTTTTCGAATGGCAAAGTGGCTACACAGGGAGGAAGCTATCTCGGACATAACCAGTGGCAGGCTGCGAGCCTCAACCCGCCGCACCTGGTGGCGGCGTTCCCATCGCTGGCCTCCACGAATATTTATGCCAACTGGATCACCATGGGAGGCGCATTCCGCCTCAGCTTCAACTACGGCTGGGGCGTGGTGCGCATGCCCAACCGCATTATGCTGCCGCAATACTGGCATACCGAGGCATTCACGCCCGAAGAACTGAAATACGCCAACATCCTCATGCATTTGCCTTTGCAGGACGGCGACCTGCAAAGCGCCGGCGCCGTGGTACCGCATTACCGCGACTGGATCAAGCACGAAAGCTACGACGAGTACTGGAAGGCGATCAGCGACGAAGAGCGTTTCGACAAAATCAAAGTCCCTACCTACGTCTCCGGCGGCTGGTTCGACATTTTCGTGATGGGCACCATTAATGGCTATGTGGGCATGAAAAACAAAGGCGCTACACCCGAAGCGCGCAAAGGCGCACGGATGATCATCGGCCCGTGGGGCCATGGGCCATCGCAGAAATTCGGGGATGTGGATTTCACGGCGGCCGCTTATGTGGACCAGTTCGAAACCGAGCTGTCGTTTTTCGACTACCATTTGAAAGGTATCCGAAACGCCATCGAGACCGACAAACCCGTGCGCCTGTTTTATATGGGTGTAAACCAATGGCGCGCCGAAACCGACTGGCCCATTCCCGGCACGCAGTTCAAAGAGCTGTATTTAGGAGGTGAAAATGCCAACTCGGTGCGCGGAAAAGGAACATTATCTTTTGACAAACCCACCAAAGCGACCACCGATACATACCGCTATGACCCGCAGAGCCCCGTGCCCACCACCGGCGGTAATAATTGCTGCGGCACGCCCACGCCCGCCGGCCCGCGCGACCAGCGCCCGCTCGAACAGCGCGAAGACGTGCTCGTGTACACCAGCGCATTCCTCGAAAAACCGGTAACCATCGCAGGGCCTGTCAAAATGAAACTCCACGCCGCCACCGACGGCCGCGACACCGACTGGATGGTAAAGCTCGTGGATGTACACCCCGACGGCTTCGCAATGCCCGTTTCCGAAGGGATCATCCGCGCCAAATTCCGCAAAGGACTCGACAAGATGAAGCTCCTCACGCCCAACCAGGTTTACGAGTACGAAATAGAAATGACGGGAACAGCGAACGTGTTCCGCCCCGGCCACCGCATACGGGTCGATATTACATCGAGCAACTTCCCGCAATTCGATAGAAACCCCAATACCGGCGAGCCGCTGGGAACAAGCACCAAAACGCGCATCGCCCAGCAGACCGTCCACCATGGCGGCGCCAAACTGAGCCATATTGTGCTGCCAGTTGTCACCGATCTCAGCCAGAATTAA
- a CDS encoding RraA family protein gives MKLPILSLTTILALTFGSLQTAKSQTIPKEELIFLTSEWKGERFPDGRPKISDDLVRRAREINIEEAWVVLKNEGYNCQFEGNWKIVHDDVVIAGRALTAQFLPSRPDIEKNIKDRGAKQGRIGNTNSWPIDMLSKGDVYVADGMGKIVEGTLIGDNLANSIYAKTGNGVVFDASVRDLDGLSKIPGFNAFVRDFDPSYLKDAVVTGINTPIRIGRAVVLPGDLVLGKKEGVIFVPAHMVEKVVQTAEFIALRDKFGIQMLKEGKYTPGQIDSQWTDALKSDFLKWLDKNPNEIPMKRSELDEYMKKRTW, from the coding sequence ATGAAATTACCGATTCTCTCTTTAACGACGATCCTTGCCCTCACCTTTGGAAGCCTGCAAACCGCGAAGTCGCAAACCATCCCGAAAGAAGAACTGATTTTCCTGACCTCGGAGTGGAAAGGCGAGCGGTTCCCCGACGGCCGTCCTAAAATCTCCGACGACCTCGTGCGTCGCGCCAGGGAAATCAATATCGAAGAAGCCTGGGTAGTACTCAAAAATGAAGGCTACAACTGCCAGTTCGAAGGCAACTGGAAAATTGTACACGACGACGTGGTGATCGCCGGACGCGCATTGACGGCGCAGTTCCTGCCCTCCCGCCCCGACATTGAGAAGAATATCAAAGACCGCGGCGCCAAACAAGGCCGCATCGGCAATACCAACTCCTGGCCGATCGACATGCTTAGCAAAGGCGACGTATATGTGGCCGACGGCATGGGTAAAATCGTGGAAGGTACGCTCATCGGCGATAACCTCGCCAACTCCATTTACGCCAAAACCGGCAACGGCGTGGTGTTCGATGCCTCCGTGCGCGACCTCGACGGCCTTTCCAAAATCCCCGGTTTCAATGCATTCGTACGCGATTTCGATCCTTCTTACCTTAAAGATGCCGTCGTAACCGGCATTAACACGCCGATTCGCATCGGTCGCGCTGTGGTGCTTCCGGGTGATTTGGTTTTGGGTAAAAAAGAAGGCGTGATCTTCGTGCCTGCCCATATGGTCGAGAAAGTAGTGCAAACGGCTGAATTCATTGCATTACGTGACAAATTCGGCATTCAGATGCTAAAAGAAGGCAAATACACGCCCGGCCAGATCGACAGCCAATGGACCGACGCTTTGAAAAGCGACTTCCTGAAATGGCTGGACAAAAACCCGAACGAAATCCCCATGAAGCGTTCGGAACTCGACGAATACATGAAAAAAAGAACCTGGTAA